The Sorex araneus isolate mSorAra2 chromosome X unlocalized genomic scaffold, mSorAra2.pri SUPER_X_unloc_3, whole genome shotgun sequence genome contains the following window.
GTGACGGACTCGTGACAGCATTGGCCCTTGACCCCCCTTCCAGCCAGGTCACGAGTGTTCGGCATCGCAACAAAAGCAGGTGATGTGTCACCTGCGCCGCATGGGCTGCTAAAGACGggacactgtcactgtgtcaGGAAGGAAGTCTCACTCGTCCCTGCAGAAACCACCAGCCCGGCGACGCTCAAGGCTCCAACGGGAAAAGAACACGCTAAAACCCGAAAGCACAACAAGACAGTGCAAGAGCGCTGCCTTCGAACGTTTGGTCAGACTGGTGGACACGCACACAGCTGTGCGTCCACCCGACCAGCACCTGAGAAACAGTCATGCTGAGGATTCACTGCTGGACTAACGCTTTCCAAGCGGCAACGCTGCCGAATAACACAGTTACTCTGCAAGTCCCTCGGAGAGAGAACAACCAAATCAATCTGCAACTGCCTATTTTTGTTGTCCCCAAGTACCCAGGGACGTGAGGAAGACCCTGCACCACAAAGGCAGACTCGCCAGGAAGTGGATACTGCGCGGTGTCGGGGCCGCGTCCGCCCTGGGGCACTCACCGTCCTCCGTGGGCACGTAGATGTTGAGATAGAGGCAGTCCTCATTCTGGTCCTGGACGTACGTCATCAAGGTGTCCAGGTTGGCCGTGAACCACACGGGCAGCATGTCGTGCAGCAGCGAGCGCTCGTCCAGGTGCTGCGGGCACACGGAGGGGAACTGCGTGGCGTTCCGGACACCGGTCCACGAGGACGGGGGCTCGGGGGGCTGGAAGCGCCGTTCCCCCGTGGGTGGCGAGGCGTAGGGCACGCCCAGGTACTGCTCCACGGGGCCCAGGATTTCGTTGGGCAGTGGCGTGCGGAGCCCGCGGATCTTGCCGTAGTTGGTGTTGACCACGGGGTACTGCGCCTGGCCGTCAAGCAGCGTGAACTTGATGGCCAGCGCCGTGAGCCACAGCAGCACGTTGCAGTTCAGCATGACGCAGAGCGGGGTGAACACCAGCGGCACCCATAACAAGCCCTTGGGCGTCGACATGGTTCAGGGCCACATCTGCGGGGCCGcgggcaggcggcggcggcggcgcataGACAGAGCCCGAGGTCAGAGCCGGGCCCCCGCGGGAAACTCGTGGGGGCCCATCGTGCGCGGGGGTTACCGCACCAACAACTCCAGCTGGGACGCGTGTCCAGGGAAGGGGGATCTGCCCAGACCACGGCTTCACTGCAGTGCCACGACCCGGAGTTCGTCCTgcgggagagagaacagaggctgAAGGAGGCCGACGAGGCaccgcgcggggtgggggggcacacggGGAGGACACGGCCGCCCCGCCCTGGGGACCCCGGTGTGCAgaggg
Protein-coding sequences here:
- the LOC101543272 gene encoding neuroligin-4, X-linked-like isoform X2 translates to MSTPKGLLWVPLVFTPLCVMLNCNVLLWLTALAIKFTLLDGQAQYPVVNTNYGKIRGLRTPLPNEILGPVEQYLGVPYASPPTGERRFQPPEPPSSWTGVRNATQFPSVCPQHLDERSLLHDMLPVWFTANLDTLMTYVQDQNEDCLYLNIYVPTEDDIHDQNVKKPVMVYIHGGSYMEGTGNMIDGSILASYGNVIVITINYRLGILGECSRLDGRTDGRMGTESRLVGALGCAKAAGGGALGAPLPVWGTQPSAPVDSVLAARSGCPCGRVPAGGVRTRRSNSGGAVRLTQRRSVPARPWSKAHLGRRC